One stretch of Arachis hypogaea cultivar Tifrunner chromosome 20, arahy.Tifrunner.gnm2.J5K5, whole genome shotgun sequence DNA includes these proteins:
- the LOC112785939 gene encoding protein ALP1-like: MGVEEMVAMFLHIIAHDVKIRVIKRQFVRSEETISRRFNDVLLAILRCHNLLLKKPQPFSQDKMDERWKWFKDCLGALDGTHIKVNVLEADKPRYRNRKGDITTNVLGVVAPDMQFIYVLAGWEGSAADSRVLRDALFCNRFSVPQGHYYLCDAGYMNCEGFLAPYRGQKYHLSEFNPHNQPSTAQEFFNMKHSQARNVIERAFGVLKARWGILRGRSFYPIKTQGRIITACCLLHNHIRRVMVVDPIDEIEDQNILGVYGETIHHIETSDAWGRWRDQLAQEMWNQWRRRHSLDNCNNFSMCEVVCRNIDFILFMCLCSCIRVVHVCLLVQVIFYF, translated from the exons ATGGGTGTGGAAGAAATGGTTGCcatgtttttacatattatagCACATGACGTCAAAATTAGAGTAATAAAGAGACAATTTGTGAGATCTGAAGAAACAATTAGTAGGCGGTTTAATGATGTATTGCTTGCTATTTTGAGATGTCATAATCTCTTACTGAAGAAACCTCAACCATTTAGCCAGGATAAAATGGATGAACGATGGAAATGGTTTAAG GATTGCCTAGGAGCCTTAGATGGTACTCATATCAAAGTCAATGTCCTTGAGGCTGATAAGCCTAGATATCGAAACAGAAAAGGTGACATAACAACCAATGTGCTTGGAGTGGTTGCTCCCGATATGCAATTTATCTACGTACTGGCGGGTTGGGAGGGTTCAGCTGCGGATTCTAGGGTATTGCGAGATGCACTATTTTGCAATAGGTTTAGTGTTCCCCAAG GTCATTATTACTTATGTGATGCTGGATATATGAATTGTGAAGGATTTTTGGCACCTTATAGAGGACAAAAATATCATTTGAGTGAGTTTAATCCACATAATCAACCCAGTACAGCTCAAGAGTTTTTTAATATGAAACACTCACAAGCTAGGAATGTCATTGAAAGGGCATTTGGAGTATTGAAAGCAAGATGGGGAATTTTAAGGGGAAGATCATTTTATCCTATTAAgactcaaggaagaattataactgCTTGTTGCCTTTTGCATAATCATATTAGAAGAGTGATGGTTGTGGATCCTATTGATGAGATAGAAGATCAAAATATACTTGGAGTATATGGTGAGACGATCCACCATATTGAAACGAGTGATGCTTGGGGTAGATGGAGAGATCAACTTGCACAAGAAATGTGGAACCAATGGAGGAGAAGACATTCGCTCGATAATTGTAATAATTTTTCTATGTGTGAGGTTGTCTGTCGTAACATTGATTTCATTTTGTTTATGTGTTTGTGTTCTTGTATAAGAGTTGTGCATGTATGTTTATTAGTGCAagtaattttttacttttga